A window of Gadus chalcogrammus isolate NIFS_2021 chromosome 16, NIFS_Gcha_1.0, whole genome shotgun sequence contains these coding sequences:
- the igsf11 gene encoding immunoglobulin superfamily member 11 yields MLKFHNSDLWIAWIVIFCMEGSRFDLNTAKVCVRALDVTVSQSSIQVARGQAAVLPCSFTTSAALNNLNIIWMVIPLSNANQPEQVIIYQGGQVFSLANHLNGRVGFVATMPSTSASIFINNTQLTDTGTYQCLVNNLPDRGGRNIGVIGLTVLVPPSVPTCRVQGSLDVGSDVLLLCSSEEGTPTPSYSWEKLDALPRLPHTAMQDQMQGTVTLRNISSSTSGLYQCSSSNAVGKSTCLLNLQVVSPQPQSVGLIAGTIATGVLALIICSLLVVVSLFYWKNKNKYDEEEIPNEIREDDLPPKRSSSGKAFHADASSSENDTLTSTNTYNSRYWHNPKPNYDTNSYTRYNGDTRHTFSTAATHGTHPQHVHGQHPGPASLAAGAVSAPGSAPLPRHAPPQLQGTTATLTSSLANGGSHTLPPPKTLVVTTNSAPSPAVKTRSNGAAGHKGAPASARGQHTHSYAVSQATLERMGAVPVMVPAQSRAGSLV; encoded by the exons TGTGCGTGCGGGCGCTGGACGTCACCGTGTCCCAGAGCAGCATCCAGGTGGCGCGGGGCCAGGCGGCCGTGCTGCCCTGCTCCTTCACCACCAGCGCCGCCCTCAACAACCTCAACATCATCTGGATGGTCATCCCGCTGTCCAACGCCAACCAACCTGAGCAG GTGATCATCTACCAGGGAGGGCAGGTCTTCAGCCTGGCCAACCATCTGAACGGACGTGTGGGCTTCGTGGCCACCATGCCCAGCACAAGTGCCTCCATCTTCATCAACAACACCCAGCTGACGGACACGGGCACCTACCAGTGTCTGGTCAACAACCTCCCGGACAGAGGAGGGCGCAACATCGGCGTCATCGGCCTCACTGTGCTGG tgcCCCCCTCTGTGCCTACGTGCCGGGTGCAGGGCTCCCTGGACGTGGGCAGCGACGTGCTGCTGCTGTGCAGCTCGGAGGAGGGCACGCCCACGCCCTCGTACTCCTGGGAGAAGCTGGACGCGCTGCCCCGGCTGCCCCACACCGCCATGCAAG ACCAGATGCAGGGCACCGTGACCCTGAGgaacatcagcagcagcacctcTGGTCTCTACCAGTGCTCCTCCAGCAACGCTGTAGGCAAGAGCACCTGTCTGCTCAACCTGCAGGTGGTCTCCC CCCAGCCCCAGAGCGTGGGTCTGATAGCGGGGACCATCGCCACGGGGGTGCTGGCACTCATCATTTGCTCCCTGCTGGTGGTGGTTTCACTCTTCTACtggaagaacaagaacaagtaCGACGAGGAGGAGATCCCCAACGAGATcag GGAGGACGACCTTCCGCCCAAGCGCTCGTCGTCGGGGAAGGCGTTCCACGCCGACGCGTCCTCCTCGGAGAACGACACGCtgacctccaccaacacctacAACAGCCGCTACTGGCACAACCCCAAGCCCAACTACGACACCAACTCCTACACGCGCTACAACGGTGACACGCGCCACACCTTCTCCACCGCCGCCACGCACGGCACACACCCGCAGCACGTGCACGGTCAACACCCAGGCC cgGCGTCGTTGGCGGCCGGGGCGGTCTCGGCGCCGGGCTCGGCCCCGCTGCCCCGCCACGCCCCGCCCCAGCTCCAGGGCACCACGGCGACGCTGACTTCCTCCTTGGCCAACGGCGGAAGCCACACGCTGCCGCCGCCCAAGACCCTGGTGGTCACCACGAACTCGGCCCCCTCCCCGGCCGTGAAGACGCGGAGCAACGGGGCGGCgggccacaagggggcgccgGCGTCGGCGCGCGgccagcacacacactcgtacgcGGTGAGCCAGGCCACGCTGGAGCGCATGGGGGCGGTGCCCGTCATGGTGCCCGCCCAGAGTAGAGCCGGATCGCTGGTATGA